A window of Paraburkholderia bryophila contains these coding sequences:
- a CDS encoding LysR substrate-binding domain-containing protein, which translates to MRKFKIPNMGALLAFEAAARHESFTHAARELFLTESAVSRQINTLETNLGVRLFVRVKQRVVLTKAGKVYSAQVRRSLEQLDRDTLSIIAHGSGGGYLELAVLPTFASQWLIPRLAAFNTQYPDVRVNMGVRTGTFPFADTHFEAAIHYGKPTWPGTSADFLFSEEVVPVCAASLLKRPVEQPADLLDYPLLHSTTRPDGWATWFANLGVDDNRTMQGVRYELHTMLISAAAAGLGIALVPRFFVDAQLEQLGLVIPLVVPLAAPAIADSAYYLVYPTELSHGKPLASFREWLLHEAADYGAVNPALAGNPGVERASDGSERPFGA; encoded by the coding sequence ATGCGAAAGTTCAAAATCCCCAACATGGGCGCGCTGCTCGCTTTCGAAGCCGCCGCCCGGCACGAGAGCTTCACGCATGCGGCGCGCGAACTGTTCCTCACCGAAAGCGCGGTGTCGCGGCAGATCAATACGCTCGAAACCAATCTCGGCGTGCGGCTGTTCGTGCGCGTCAAACAGCGCGTGGTGCTGACCAAGGCGGGCAAGGTGTATAGCGCGCAGGTGCGGCGCTCGCTGGAACAGCTCGACCGCGACACGCTGTCGATCATCGCGCATGGCAGCGGCGGCGGTTATCTGGAACTGGCGGTGTTGCCAACTTTTGCGTCGCAATGGCTGATTCCGCGGCTCGCGGCATTCAATACGCAGTATCCGGATGTTCGCGTGAACATGGGCGTGCGCACCGGCACGTTCCCGTTCGCCGACACGCATTTCGAAGCGGCGATTCACTATGGCAAACCGACGTGGCCGGGCACGTCGGCGGATTTTCTGTTTAGCGAAGAAGTCGTGCCGGTGTGCGCGGCGAGTTTGCTGAAACGACCGGTTGAACAGCCGGCCGATCTGCTGGACTATCCGCTACTGCACTCCACCACCCGGCCTGACGGCTGGGCAACGTGGTTCGCGAATCTGGGCGTCGACGACAACCGGACCATGCAGGGCGTGCGCTATGAACTCCACACCATGCTGATCAGCGCCGCCGCGGCCGGCCTCGGCATCGCGCTGGTGCCGCGCTTTTTTGTGGATGCGCAGCTCGAACAGCTCGGGCTTGTGATTCCGCTCGTGGTGCCGCTCGCCGCGCCGGCGATTGCGGACTCGGCGTACTACCTCGTTTATCCGACGGAGTTGAGTCACGGTAAGCCGCTCGCGAGCTTCCGCGAGTGGCTGTTGCATGAGGCGGCGGATTATGGGGCGGTGAATCCGGCGTTGGCGGGTAATCCGGGTGTTGAGAGAGCGTCGGATGGCAGCGAGCGGCCGTTCGGGGCTTGA
- a CDS encoding DUF1338 domain-containing protein, which translates to MRNIKNANVEQLLQKLLGADTTARLFATLNHPQILNEWETGTVTRAELAQAMNMALFEDLLARSPNGRQYTDETIAAGGSVYFDHGALRTVRWPHSGALPMGEAAFARILRPLGFSINGRYPLDRLGMTGRAWAHDDAPDEISQFFVSELHPERFSAEFQQAVTNVIGASRDPLTPRAVGQLWELERDGVLPLDAAHELLPVIVGAFARQHETPREADYEVLLKESAEMAWIATEGNAFNHATDRVADVFQLSDDEKAKGRPMKPEVERSRSGRVFQTAYRADVVRREFVATDGVVVTRDVPGSFYEFITRKRTFDQDARRWETDLRFDAGNAQGIFKMTASQAA; encoded by the coding sequence ATGCGAAACATCAAGAATGCGAATGTCGAACAACTGCTGCAGAAACTGCTCGGTGCCGACACCACCGCGCGGCTCTTCGCCACGCTGAATCATCCGCAGATTTTGAACGAGTGGGAAACGGGCACCGTCACGCGCGCGGAACTGGCTCAGGCGATGAACATGGCGCTGTTCGAAGACCTGCTGGCGCGTTCGCCGAACGGCCGCCAGTACACGGACGAGACGATCGCCGCCGGCGGTAGCGTGTATTTCGATCACGGCGCGTTGCGCACGGTGCGCTGGCCGCACAGCGGCGCGCTGCCGATGGGCGAAGCCGCGTTCGCGCGCATTCTGCGTCCGCTCGGCTTCAGCATCAACGGTCGCTATCCGCTCGACCGCCTGGGCATGACCGGTCGCGCGTGGGCGCATGACGACGCGCCCGACGAGATCTCGCAATTCTTCGTCAGCGAATTGCATCCCGAGCGTTTTTCCGCAGAGTTCCAGCAGGCCGTGACGAACGTGATCGGTGCTTCGCGCGATCCGTTGACGCCGCGCGCCGTCGGCCAGTTGTGGGAACTCGAACGCGACGGCGTGCTGCCGCTCGACGCGGCGCACGAATTGCTGCCGGTGATCGTCGGCGCGTTCGCGCGTCAGCACGAGACGCCACGCGAAGCCGATTACGAAGTATTGTTGAAGGAGTCGGCGGAAATGGCGTGGATCGCCACCGAAGGCAACGCGTTCAATCACGCAACGGATCGCGTCGCGGACGTCTTCCAACTCTCCGACGACGAGAAGGCCAAGGGTCGTCCGATGAAGCCGGAAGTGGAGCGCTCGCGTTCGGGCCGCGTGTTCCAGACCGCGTATCGCGCGGACGTCGTGCGGCGCGAATTCGTCGCGACCGATGGCGTTGTCGTAACGCGTGACGTGCCGGGCTCGTTCTACGAGTTCATCACGCGCAAGCGCACGTTCGATCAGGACGCGCGCCGCTGGGAAACCGATCTGCGTTTCGACGCGGGCAACGCTCAGGGCATCTTCAAGATGACGGCGAGCCAGGCGGCATGA
- a CDS encoding 4-hydroxyphenylpyruvate dioxygenase family protein: protein MPSDLPTPDAALRAVSVPEHNPLGTAGLEFVEFAARDPQALGETFRQLGFKAIARHLSKDVTLYRQGEMQFLINAEPDSFAARYAEEYGAGICAIGIRVADAQRAFDRAIDLGAWAFEGERLGTGELLIPAIQGIGDSHIYFIDRWRGRGGQRGGLGDISIFDIDFRPVEIDTAHADLSHAGTGLVAVDHLTQTVGEGRMQEWVDFYRDLLNFREIHELHANWHIAAESRVMVSPCGAIRVPLYEEGTRRTNLMHDYLPDHPGEGVQHIALATDDIFACVEQLLANGVEFVEPPPRYYEQLDTRLPGHGLDVERLKRTHVLVDGEIGADGVPLLFFQTFVRRRVGEIFFEIVQRQGHHGFGEGNLSALAQARDQQAGA, encoded by the coding sequence ATGCCCAGCGACCTGCCCACTCCAGACGCCGCGCTGCGCGCCGTGTCGGTGCCTGAGCACAATCCGCTCGGCACAGCCGGCCTCGAATTCGTGGAGTTCGCCGCGCGCGACCCGCAAGCGCTCGGCGAGACCTTCAGACAGCTCGGCTTCAAGGCGATTGCCCGTCATCTCAGCAAGGACGTCACGCTGTATCGCCAGGGCGAGATGCAATTCCTGATCAACGCCGAGCCGGATTCGTTCGCCGCCCGCTACGCAGAGGAATACGGCGCGGGCATCTGCGCGATCGGCATTCGCGTGGCCGACGCGCAGCGCGCATTCGACCGCGCAATCGACCTCGGCGCATGGGCGTTCGAAGGCGAGCGACTCGGCACGGGCGAATTGCTGATCCCGGCGATTCAGGGCATCGGCGACTCGCACATCTATTTCATCGATCGTTGGCGCGGACGTGGCGGCCAGCGCGGTGGCCTGGGCGACATCTCGATCTTCGACATCGACTTCCGGCCCGTCGAGATCGACACGGCGCACGCCGATCTGAGTCACGCGGGCACCGGGCTCGTCGCCGTGGATCATCTGACGCAAACGGTCGGCGAGGGCCGCATGCAGGAATGGGTCGACTTCTATCGCGACCTGCTCAATTTTCGCGAGATTCACGAGCTGCACGCGAACTGGCACATCGCCGCGGAATCGCGGGTGATGGTGTCGCCATGCGGCGCGATCCGCGTGCCGTTGTATGAGGAAGGCACGCGCCGGACCAACCTGATGCACGACTATTTGCCGGACCATCCGGGCGAGGGCGTGCAGCACATCGCGCTCGCCACCGACGACATCTTCGCGTGCGTCGAGCAACTGCTCGCGAACGGTGTCGAATTCGTCGAGCCGCCGCCGCGCTACTACGAGCAACTCGATACGCGTTTGCCCGGTCACGGTCTCGACGTCGAGCGGCTCAAGCGTACTCATGTGCTGGTGGATGGCGAAATCGGCGCCGACGGCGTGCCGTTGCTGTTTTTTCAGACCTTCGTGCGCCGCCGGGTCGGCGAGATCTTCTTCGAGATCGTCCAGCGTCAGGGGCATCACGGTTTTGGCGAAGGCAATCTGAGCGCGCTGGCGCAGGCCCGCGATCAGCAAGCGGGCGCTTGA
- the pcaQ gene encoding pca operon transcription factor PcaQ — protein MQRSLADSRVKFRHLQCFLAVAQFGSVQRAADSLSITQPAVSKTIAELEAILGVKLFERGRHGAVPTREGQLFMPHASACVSALRQGVDLLARAEGAAVATLEVGVLPTVAAALMPPVLERVGALWPRVIVRLATGANPELLERLKAGTIELAIGRLADPERMVGLSFEQLFSEPLIAVVRAGHPLALGPGLPASALEDYPVVLPPFGTLIRQSAESLLSAWGVPPLSAFVEVLSVSTGRALTLENGAVWFVPQSAVEYELAHGMLVRLPLPFAGTDEPVGLIRRSDAQPSPVGRAFIDAVREVARQRMVAMADKPVDKGPRKGPHERVRGKKAPKH, from the coding sequence ATGCAACGCAGTCTCGCGGATAGCCGCGTCAAATTCCGTCATCTCCAGTGCTTTCTGGCCGTTGCGCAGTTCGGCAGCGTCCAGCGGGCCGCCGACAGCCTGTCGATCACCCAACCCGCCGTCTCCAAGACGATCGCTGAACTCGAGGCGATTCTTGGCGTGAAGCTATTCGAGCGTGGTCGCCATGGCGCCGTCCCGACTCGCGAAGGGCAGCTCTTCATGCCGCACGCCAGTGCCTGCGTCAGCGCGTTGCGGCAGGGCGTCGACCTGTTGGCGCGCGCGGAAGGCGCGGCGGTGGCCACACTGGAAGTCGGCGTGTTGCCGACCGTGGCGGCGGCGCTGATGCCGCCGGTGCTGGAGCGGGTCGGCGCGCTGTGGCCGCGCGTGATCGTGCGCCTCGCGACCGGCGCAAACCCGGAATTGCTCGAGCGGCTGAAAGCGGGCACGATCGAATTGGCGATCGGGCGCCTAGCCGATCCTGAGCGGATGGTCGGTCTCAGCTTCGAGCAGTTGTTCAGCGAACCGTTGATCGCGGTGGTGCGCGCCGGGCATCCGCTGGCGTTGGGGCCGGGCTTGCCAGCTAGTGCGCTGGAAGATTATCCGGTGGTGTTGCCGCCGTTCGGCACGTTGATCCGGCAGTCGGCGGAGAGTTTGTTGAGCGCATGGGGCGTGCCGCCGTTGTCGGCGTTTGTTGAAGTGCTGTCGGTGTCCACGGGGCGGGCGTTGACGCTGGAGAACGGCGCGGTGTGGTTCGTGCCGCAGAGCGCGGTGGAATATGAACTGGCGCACGGCATGCTGGTGCGTTTGCCTTTGCCGTTTGCCGGCACCGACGAGCCGGTCGGATTGATCCGGCGTTCGGATGCGCAGCCGTCGCCGGTGGGACGGGCGTTTATCGACGCGGTGCGCGAGGTCGCGCGGCAGCGGATGGTGGCGATGGCGGATAAGCCGGTGGACAAGGGCCCGCGTAAAGGCCCGCATGAACGCGTGCGCGGGAAGAAGGCGCCGAAGCATTGA